The Shewanella mangrovisoli genome has a window encoding:
- the ybaK gene encoding Cys-tRNA(Pro) deacylase, which translates to MTPAVQMAKKAKIPFEILEYSHDPHCAAYGEEAANVLGLAPAQVFKTLLVATDKAHPPLAVALVPVDHQLNLKAVAKCLGQKKLQMADADLAQKSSGYLVGGISPLAQKKQLPTLIDATAQQFDKIYVSAGRRGLEICLAANDLAKLCRGSFADIKTL; encoded by the coding sequence ATGACACCAGCCGTACAAATGGCAAAGAAAGCCAAAATTCCCTTTGAAATCTTAGAATACAGTCACGACCCACACTGCGCCGCCTATGGCGAGGAAGCCGCCAATGTGTTGGGGCTCGCCCCCGCGCAGGTATTTAAAACCTTACTGGTTGCGACCGATAAAGCCCATCCTCCGCTTGCCGTCGCGCTGGTGCCCGTTGACCATCAACTCAATTTAAAAGCTGTCGCTAAATGTTTAGGCCAGAAGAAACTGCAAATGGCCGATGCGGATTTAGCACAAAAATCCTCTGGCTACCTCGTTGGCGGCATTAGCCCCCTAGCTCAGAAAAAACAGCTGCCAACGCTAATCGATGCGACGGCTCAGCAATTCGATAAAATCTATGTGAGTGCCGGCCGCCGCGGCCTTGAAATCTGCCTTGCGGCGAATGACTTAGCAAAATTATGCCGCGGG
- the dnaJ gene encoding molecular chaperone DnaJ yields MSKRDYYEVLGVGRDASEREIKKAYKRLAMKFHPDRNPGDKAAEASFKEVKEAYEILTDANKKAAYDQFGHAGVDPNRGGGGYGGAGDFGDIFGDVFGDIFGGGRRGGQRQAARGSDLRYNLELSLEEAVKGLTKELRIPTLASCDVCDGSGAKKGSSATTCGTCHGQGQVQMRQGFFTVQQPCPTCHGRGKIIKDPCSKCHGDGRVEKTKTLSVKIPAGVDTGDRIRLAGEGEAGEFGAPPGDLYVQVTVREHAIFVRDGNNLYCEVPISFSKAALGGEIEVPTLDGKVSLKIPAETQTGRMFRLRGKGVKSVRSHAVGDLLCKVVMETPVNLNERQKELLREFEATLTGESKKHSPKAEGFFDGVKKFFQDLNS; encoded by the coding sequence ATGTCAAAGCGAGATTATTACGAAGTATTAGGCGTTGGTCGTGACGCCAGCGAACGTGAAATTAAAAAAGCCTACAAGCGTTTGGCGATGAAGTTTCACCCCGATCGCAACCCTGGCGACAAAGCTGCCGAGGCGAGCTTTAAAGAAGTTAAAGAAGCCTACGAAATCCTTACCGATGCCAACAAAAAAGCGGCCTATGACCAATTTGGTCATGCGGGTGTGGATCCGAATCGCGGCGGTGGTGGCTACGGCGGTGCGGGAGATTTCGGCGATATTTTCGGTGATGTCTTTGGCGATATTTTCGGCGGTGGACGCCGTGGCGGTCAACGCCAAGCGGCCCGCGGCTCAGATTTACGTTACAACCTAGAGTTATCACTGGAAGAAGCCGTAAAAGGCCTCACCAAAGAACTACGTATTCCAACCTTAGCCAGCTGTGATGTGTGTGACGGCAGCGGTGCGAAAAAAGGCTCTTCGGCGACTACCTGTGGCACCTGTCATGGTCAAGGCCAAGTGCAAATGCGCCAAGGTTTCTTCACCGTACAACAGCCATGTCCAACCTGTCATGGTCGCGGCAAGATCATTAAAGATCCTTGTTCTAAGTGTCATGGCGATGGCCGTGTCGAGAAGACCAAAACCCTGTCAGTTAAGATCCCTGCGGGTGTCGACACTGGCGACCGTATCCGCTTAGCGGGTGAAGGTGAAGCGGGCGAGTTTGGTGCGCCACCGGGCGACTTATACGTTCAGGTTACAGTACGTGAACATGCTATTTTCGTGCGTGATGGCAACAACCTCTACTGCGAAGTGCCAATTTCATTCAGCAAAGCGGCGCTCGGCGGCGAGATTGAAGTGCCAACACTGGACGGCAAAGTCAGCCTGAAGATCCCAGCCGAAACGCAAACGGGCCGTATGTTCCGTCTGCGTGGCAAAGGGGTTAAATCGGTTCGCAGCCATGCGGTTGGCGACTTGCTCTGCAAAGTCGTGATGGAAACGCCAGTCAACCTAAACGAGCGTCAGAAAGAATTACTGCGTGAGTTTGAGGCGACCTTAACTGGTGAATCAAAGAAGCACAGCCCAAAGGCTGAAGGCTTTTTCGATGGCGTGAAGAAGTTTTTCCAAGACCTAAATAGCTAA
- a CDS encoding GNAT family N-acetyltransferase: protein MASTLAISNALHHMVNHGLTTQRFTLRPFQRADLEAFTAYRAEPKVAKYQSWTDYSYSDAVALFENMDYAQFGAADTWFQLAIVSTASAKTPATLVGDLALHFIDKQQMEIGFTIAPEYQGQQVAFEAVSALLDYLFMELDKHRVIAITDTQNLASCRLLEKLGFRREAHYVKNIFFKGAWGDEYLYAMLREDYIAP, encoded by the coding sequence ATGGCGTCGACATTAGCGATAAGTAACGCACTTCACCACATGGTCAATCACGGGTTAACCACCCAACGTTTTACGCTTCGGCCATTTCAGCGAGCGGATCTCGAGGCTTTTACCGCCTATCGAGCCGAGCCTAAGGTCGCCAAATATCAAAGCTGGACGGATTACTCTTATAGCGATGCTGTCGCACTATTCGAGAACATGGATTACGCACAATTTGGCGCGGCGGACACTTGGTTTCAATTGGCTATTGTCAGTACTGCATCAGCAAAGACGCCTGCCACCTTAGTGGGCGATCTGGCGCTGCATTTTATCGATAAGCAGCAAATGGAAATCGGCTTTACGATTGCGCCTGAGTATCAAGGTCAGCAGGTAGCATTTGAGGCCGTCAGCGCATTGCTGGATTATCTCTTTATGGAATTAGATAAACATCGTGTTATTGCGATAACCGATACTCAAAATCTTGCCAGCTGTCGATTACTCGAAAAACTCGGTTTTCGGCGCGAAGCCCATTATGTGAAAAATATCTTCTTTAAGGGCGCATGGGGCGATGAATACCTCTATGCCATGTTAAGGGAAGACTATATAGCACCTTAA
- a CDS encoding DMT family transporter, whose amino-acid sequence MKSSNLAYVYGMAAVFLWSTVATAFKIALGFYSPLQLVFVAVLTSIIALGAILAWQKKLPLLKAQLLRRPAFYLVTGLINPFLYYVVLFKAYSLLPAQQALSLNYTWAVLLPLLAAPLLKQVLRKSDIAAALIAYSGVFIIATGGDISDFRFDSPLGIGLALISTLLWCLYWIVNTKDQGDPVVSLLLSFIIGLPFILVTLLLTDTLPSFSTDAVLAGMYVGLFEMGITFVLWLMALKTATRTANISTLVFLSPVMSIGFIAWILQETIATATYIGLGFILSGMMLQQLFPRYLERKTKLNAKLAD is encoded by the coding sequence GTGAAATCTTCAAATTTGGCGTATGTGTACGGCATGGCCGCGGTATTCCTCTGGTCGACGGTGGCAACCGCCTTTAAGATTGCCCTCGGATTTTATAGCCCGTTACAACTGGTGTTTGTGGCAGTACTCACCTCAATCATCGCCCTAGGTGCCATTCTCGCTTGGCAGAAAAAACTGCCGCTTCTTAAAGCGCAGCTCCTGCGTCGCCCGGCGTTTTATCTGGTTACCGGGCTGATTAATCCCTTTCTGTATTATGTGGTACTGTTTAAAGCCTATTCACTGTTACCCGCCCAGCAGGCGTTATCGCTTAATTACACTTGGGCGGTGTTATTACCTTTACTTGCCGCGCCACTGTTAAAACAGGTACTACGTAAGAGCGATATCGCCGCTGCGCTGATTGCCTACTCGGGGGTATTTATTATTGCAACCGGTGGCGATATAAGTGATTTTCGCTTCGACAGTCCGCTTGGGATTGGTCTGGCACTCATAAGTACCCTGCTGTGGTGTTTATATTGGATAGTGAATACCAAAGATCAGGGCGATCCTGTCGTTAGCTTGCTGCTGAGCTTTATCATCGGCCTACCTTTTATTCTGGTGACACTGCTATTAACTGACACCCTACCCAGTTTTAGTACTGATGCAGTGCTTGCGGGCATGTATGTCGGACTCTTTGAGATGGGCATTACCTTTGTGCTCTGGTTAATGGCACTTAAAACCGCGACTCGCACGGCCAATATCAGTACCTTAGTATTTTTATCGCCAGTGATGTCGATTGGTTTTATTGCCTGGATTCTGCAAGAAACTATCGCCACCGCAACGTATATTGGATTAGGTTTTATTTTGAGTGGCATGATGTTGCAGCAGTTATTCCCGCGCTATCTGGAGCGCAAAACCAAGCTCAATGCCAAGCTTGCAGACTGA
- the dapB gene encoding 4-hydroxy-tetrahydrodipicolinate reductase, whose translation MGGQVRVAIVGAGGRMGRTLIESAYHQEHIRLGAAIERPGSSLVGVDAGELVGVGKLNVIIMDSLDYATDDFDVLIDFTAPEASIVHLDWCVRHKKAMVIGTTGFNHAQKEQINAFAEQTPVVMAPNMSVGVNLMWKLLELAAEVMGDYTDIEIIEGHHRYKKDAPSGTALKMGEVIAKTLGRDLEKCAVYGREGITGERDRETIGFATVRAGDLVGEHTAMFADIGERLEITHKASSRMTFANGAMRAAHWLVEQKPGLYDMQQVLGLN comes from the coding sequence ATGGGTGGACAAGTGAGAGTTGCAATTGTCGGTGCGGGGGGACGCATGGGACGGACTCTTATTGAATCGGCTTATCATCAAGAGCACATTCGTTTAGGCGCGGCTATCGAGCGTCCCGGTTCAAGCTTAGTTGGCGTGGATGCAGGCGAACTCGTCGGTGTGGGTAAGTTAAATGTCATTATCATGGATTCGCTCGACTATGCGACCGATGACTTTGATGTGCTGATTGATTTTACTGCGCCAGAGGCCAGTATTGTCCATTTAGACTGGTGTGTGCGCCATAAGAAAGCCATGGTGATCGGCACAACTGGTTTCAATCATGCTCAAAAAGAACAGATTAATGCCTTTGCCGAGCAAACGCCGGTGGTGATGGCGCCGAATATGTCTGTGGGCGTCAATCTGATGTGGAAATTGCTCGAGTTGGCCGCTGAGGTCATGGGCGATTACACCGATATCGAAATTATCGAAGGTCACCACAGATATAAGAAAGACGCGCCATCTGGCACGGCACTAAAAATGGGTGAAGTGATTGCCAAGACCTTAGGTCGTGATCTCGAAAAATGCGCCGTCTATGGCCGCGAAGGGATCACTGGCGAGCGCGACCGTGAAACTATCGGTTTTGCGACTGTGCGTGCAGGCGACTTAGTCGGTGAGCATACCGCCATGTTTGCCGATATCGGTGAGCGTTTAGAGATCACCCATAAAGCCTCTAGCCGTATGACCTTTGCTAATGGCGCTATGCGTGCCGCCCATTGGTTAGTGGAGCAAAAACCGGGTCTGTATGATATGCAGCAGGTATTAGGTTTGAATTAA
- a CDS encoding DEAD/DEAH box helicase gives MTIPKPSTSPEPSPESLTFAELGINSALCSVLPAALKHPTRVQQLAIPAILAGRDVLALSQTGSGKTLAFGLPLLQAVYQQLQQQVVLAGVKPVLSSASNAQALVLVPTRELAQQVTMALHALASKLSSSLNIQLLCGGIAQEEQLAELAAKPQLVVATPRRLLDLCTQSHISLESVKYLVLDEADRLLEMGFWPDVQKLMAMMPKCKQTLLFSATLPEALDALAGKLLSNNPLRVEASTRNAVVAEIVERLYLVNKGSKAQALIALLKQYQWPQVLVFISARDDADAIAKRLVKAGINATALHGEKDQTVRSQTLADFKAHRIQVVVATDLMARGIHVDALPVVINLDLPTSAPVYVHRIGRTARAGANGLAISLVCHGEMPSLTAIRNLTARELPLASLADFPVTDKPSERAREGGTDNKVAPKRPPRDKQANRRSLNKHSVKAFKGKR, from the coding sequence ATGACCATTCCTAAGCCTTCAACTTCCCCTGAGCCTTCTCCTGAGTCGTTAACCTTTGCTGAGCTTGGCATCAATTCGGCGTTATGTTCGGTATTGCCTGCCGCGCTCAAACATCCGACTCGGGTGCAGCAATTAGCGATTCCGGCGATTCTTGCGGGGCGGGATGTGTTAGCGCTGTCGCAAACTGGTAGCGGTAAGACCTTGGCTTTTGGTTTGCCCTTACTGCAAGCAGTCTATCAACAACTTCAGCAGCAAGTCGTATTAGCGGGCGTTAAGCCTGTGTTATCCTCGGCCAGCAATGCGCAGGCCTTAGTGCTAGTGCCGACACGGGAGTTAGCGCAGCAGGTAACGATGGCGCTGCACGCGCTGGCGAGTAAGTTATCGTCTTCTTTGAATATTCAGCTTCTCTGTGGCGGCATCGCGCAGGAAGAACAATTAGCCGAACTTGCCGCTAAACCGCAGCTTGTGGTGGCAACCCCCAGGCGGTTATTGGATTTATGTACACAGTCCCATATCAGTCTCGAGTCGGTAAAATACCTAGTGCTAGACGAAGCCGACCGCTTACTGGAAATGGGATTTTGGCCCGATGTGCAAAAGCTGATGGCAATGATGCCTAAGTGTAAGCAAACCTTACTGTTTTCCGCCACTTTGCCAGAGGCGTTGGATGCCTTGGCGGGTAAATTGCTGAGCAATAATCCTCTTCGGGTTGAGGCCAGTACACGCAATGCTGTCGTCGCCGAAATCGTAGAGCGACTGTATTTAGTCAATAAGGGCAGCAAGGCGCAGGCATTGATTGCGTTACTCAAACAATATCAATGGCCGCAAGTGCTGGTGTTTATCAGTGCTCGCGACGATGCAGATGCAATAGCGAAACGACTAGTTAAGGCGGGGATAAATGCTACTGCGCTGCACGGCGAAAAAGATCAAACCGTGCGCAGCCAAACCTTGGCCGACTTTAAAGCCCATCGCATTCAAGTGGTGGTGGCGACGGATTTGATGGCTCGGGGTATTCATGTCGATGCGTTGCCTGTGGTAATCAACTTAGACTTACCTACCAGTGCGCCTGTGTATGTGCACCGCATTGGCCGCACCGCAAGGGCGGGCGCTAATGGGCTCGCCATCTCTTTGGTGTGCCATGGTGAAATGCCAAGCTTAACCGCGATCCGAAACTTGACTGCGCGTGAGTTACCGTTAGCATCATTGGCGGACTTTCCTGTGACTGATAAGCCGAGCGAAAGAGCCAGAGAGGGCGGTACTGATAATAAAGTGGCACCTAAGCGCCCACCTCGGGATAAACAGGCAAATCGTCGCAGTCTTAATAAGCACAGTGTAAAAGCCTTTAAAGGTAAGCGTTGA
- a CDS encoding type I restriction endonuclease: MDFIERINVLAKRIPQIQSNLQTEEATKNALIMPFLDKVLGWDVYDPTEVIPEFTADTINKKGEKVDYALMKDGEVQILIECKKYGEKLTIKHASQLFRYFSVTNARLAILTNGSEYQIFTDSDAPNKMDEKPFLKFDLEDIDEHIIPEVRKLAKSVFNIDSIVSSAGELKYLSQIKKIVAEQFKEPEEEFVRFFASRTYEGTLTPKVKQQFHDITQKALMQFLSDSINERIKTALNNDKLTEVPQADVPSTPEEEKNKVITTEEEVEGYNIIKAILRQKVDLSRVVARDTQSYFGILLDDNNRKPLCRLHFNAKQKYLGLLDAEKNETRHPINNLDEIFNFSEQLMNTVNFYE, from the coding sequence ATGGATTTTATTGAACGTATAAATGTTTTAGCAAAACGTATTCCACAAATTCAAAGCAATTTGCAGACTGAAGAAGCTACAAAAAACGCCTTAATTATGCCTTTCTTAGATAAAGTATTAGGATGGGATGTATACGACCCAACGGAAGTTATTCCAGAGTTTACTGCTGATACGATAAACAAAAAGGGTGAAAAAGTTGATTACGCTTTGATGAAGGATGGAGAGGTTCAAATACTCATCGAATGTAAAAAATATGGTGAAAAGCTTACAATTAAACATGCTTCGCAATTATTTAGATATTTTTCAGTTACTAATGCCCGCCTTGCAATACTTACTAACGGTTCTGAATATCAAATATTTACTGACTCCGATGCTCCAAATAAAATGGATGAAAAGCCATTTTTGAAATTTGATTTAGAAGATATAGACGAACATATTATTCCAGAAGTTAGGAAACTCGCTAAATCTGTATTTAATATTGATTCTATTGTAAGTAGCGCTGGAGAGTTAAAGTATCTCAGTCAAATTAAGAAAATTGTGGCTGAGCAATTCAAAGAGCCAGAGGAAGAGTTTGTAAGATTTTTTGCTTCAAGAACGTATGAAGGTACTTTAACACCAAAAGTGAAGCAACAATTTCATGATATAACGCAAAAAGCTTTGATGCAGTTTTTGAGTGATAGCATTAATGAAAGAATAAAAACAGCATTAAATAATGATAAGTTAACTGAGGTACCACAAGCCGATGTACCTTCAACTCCCGAGGAAGAAAAGAATAAAGTAATAACGACAGAAGAAGAGGTTGAAGGTTATAACATTATCAAAGCTATCCTAAGACAGAAGGTTGATTTGAGTCGTGTTGTTGCTAGGGATACACAAAGTTATTTCGGTATATTGCTTGATGATAACAACCGTAAACCACTCTGTAGATTACATTTTAATGCAAAGCAGAAATATCTAGGCCTTTTAGATGCTGAAAAGAATGAAACAAGGCATCCAATTAATAACTTAGATGAGATATTTAACTTTAGTGAGCAATTGATGAATACAGTCAACTTTTATGAGTAG
- the dnaK gene encoding molecular chaperone DnaK, with protein MGKIIGIDLGTTNSCVAVLDGGKARVLENAEGDRTTPSIIAYTDDETIVGQPAKRQAVTNPNNTFFAIKRLIGRRFKDDEVQRDVNIMPFKIIAADNGDAWVESRGNKMAPPQVSAEILKKMKKTAEDFLGEEVTEAVITVPAYFNDSQRQATKDAGRIAGLEVKRIINEPTAAALAYGIDKKQGDNIVAVYDLGGGTFDISIIEIDSNDGDQTFEVLATNGDTHLGGEDFDNRLINYLADEFKKEQGLDLRKDPLAMQRLKEAAEKAKIELSSTNQTEVNLPYITADATGPKHLVVKITRAKLESLVEDLIIRTLEPLKVALADADLSVSDINEVILVGGQTRMPKVQEAVSNFFGKEPRKDVNPDEAVAVGAAIQAGVLSGDVKDVLLLDVTPLSLGIETMGSVMTKLIEKNTTIPTKAQQVFSTADDNQSAVTIHVLQGERKQASANKSLGQFNLDGIEPAPRGMPQIEVMFDIDADGILHVSATDKKTGKKQNITIKASSGLSEEEVAQMVRDAEAHAEEDKKFEELVQSRNQADGLVHATKKQVEEAGDALPADDKAKIEAAMSAVEVATKGNDKEAIEKATQELIEASAKLMEIAQAKAQTQGGAQEGAAKQSNATADDVVDAEFEEVKDDKK; from the coding sequence ATGGGTAAAATTATTGGTATCGACTTAGGCACAACAAACTCTTGTGTAGCTGTCCTCGATGGTGGCAAAGCACGCGTATTAGAGAATGCAGAAGGCGATCGCACAACCCCGTCTATCATCGCTTACACCGATGATGAGACCATCGTGGGTCAGCCAGCAAAACGCCAAGCTGTAACTAACCCAAATAATACATTCTTCGCGATCAAGCGTTTGATCGGTCGTCGCTTCAAAGATGACGAAGTTCAACGTGACGTGAACATCATGCCATTCAAAATCATTGCAGCCGACAACGGTGATGCATGGGTTGAATCACGTGGCAACAAAATGGCTCCACCACAGGTTTCTGCTGAAATCTTGAAAAAGATGAAGAAAACAGCAGAAGACTTCTTAGGTGAAGAAGTGACAGAAGCGGTAATTACCGTTCCTGCATACTTTAACGATTCACAACGTCAAGCCACTAAAGATGCGGGCCGCATCGCAGGTCTTGAAGTTAAACGTATTATCAACGAACCAACGGCTGCAGCACTGGCCTACGGTATCGATAAGAAGCAAGGCGACAACATCGTTGCAGTGTACGACTTAGGTGGTGGTACATTCGATATCTCTATCATCGAAATCGACAGCAACGACGGCGACCAAACCTTCGAAGTATTAGCGACTAACGGTGACACTCACTTAGGTGGTGAAGACTTTGACAACCGTTTAATCAACTACTTAGCTGACGAATTCAAGAAAGAGCAAGGCTTAGATCTGCGTAAAGATCCATTAGCAATGCAACGTCTGAAAGAAGCGGCTGAAAAGGCGAAGATTGAGCTTTCAAGCACCAACCAAACCGAAGTGAACCTGCCATACATCACTGCCGATGCAACAGGTCCTAAGCACTTAGTGGTGAAAATCACCCGTGCTAAGTTAGAGTCACTGGTTGAAGACTTAATCATTCGTACCTTAGAGCCATTAAAAGTGGCACTGGCTGACGCTGACTTATCAGTATCAGACATTAACGAAGTGATTTTAGTGGGCGGTCAAACCCGTATGCCTAAGGTTCAAGAAGCGGTTTCTAACTTCTTCGGTAAAGAACCTCGTAAAGACGTTAACCCAGACGAAGCCGTAGCCGTAGGTGCTGCGATTCAAGCGGGCGTACTGTCAGGCGACGTGAAAGACGTTCTGCTGTTAGACGTAACACCACTGTCTCTGGGTATCGAAACCATGGGCAGCGTAATGACCAAGCTGATTGAGAAAAACACGACTATTCCGACTAAGGCACAGCAAGTGTTCTCAACAGCCGATGACAACCAAAGCGCAGTAACCATTCACGTACTGCAAGGTGAGCGTAAGCAAGCGAGCGCGAACAAGTCATTAGGTCAGTTCAACCTTGACGGTATTGAGCCAGCACCACGTGGCATGCCACAAATCGAAGTGATGTTCGATATCGACGCTGACGGTATTCTGCATGTTTCTGCCACCGACAAGAAAACCGGTAAGAAACAAAACATCACCATCAAAGCTTCTTCAGGCTTAAGCGAAGAAGAAGTGGCGCAAATGGTACGTGACGCTGAAGCACACGCTGAAGAAGACAAGAAGTTTGAAGAGTTAGTGCAATCTCGCAACCAAGCTGACGGCTTAGTTCACGCAACTAAGAAACAAGTTGAAGAAGCGGGCGATGCACTGCCAGCAGACGACAAAGCTAAGATTGAAGCGGCAATGAGCGCAGTTGAAGTTGCAACTAAAGGCAACGACAAAGAAGCCATTGAAAAAGCGACTCAAGAGCTGATTGAAGCGTCTGCTAAGCTGATGGAAATTGCTCAGGCTAAAGCTCAAACTCAAGGCGGCGCACAAGAAGGTGCTGCTAAACAGTCTAACGCGACTGCCGATGACGTTGTCGATGCTGAATTTGAAGAAGTGAAAGACGACAAGAAATAA
- a CDS encoding M48 family metallopeptidase: protein MKATTLALVAVGLTLGLSGCATTKSPTGRGQTLLYSASQMQQMGDASFEEMKKQQKISSDKKLTQYVNCVANRVTAALPDQSQKWDVVLFNSEQVNAFALPGGHIGVYTGLLNVASTPDQLATVLGHEVAHVLAQHGNEQVSRAQMTGMGMQIADAALGASGVSNRDLYMSALGLGAQVGVILPFGRAQESEADVMGLELMARAGFDPAQSVVLWHNMSKAGGSQGPELLSTHPSNSNRIAQLEQLQGQMQPLYQSAKASVKNQCVLPK, encoded by the coding sequence ATGAAAGCAACAACACTCGCCTTAGTGGCGGTTGGACTCACGTTAGGATTATCAGGCTGCGCGACCACGAAATCGCCCACGGGGCGGGGTCAAACCTTGCTGTATTCGGCGTCACAGATGCAGCAAATGGGGGATGCTTCTTTTGAAGAAATGAAAAAGCAGCAAAAGATCAGTAGCGATAAAAAGCTGACCCAGTACGTAAATTGCGTGGCGAATCGCGTCACTGCGGCGCTGCCCGATCAAAGCCAGAAGTGGGATGTTGTCTTGTTCAACTCCGAGCAAGTTAACGCCTTTGCATTGCCGGGTGGACACATTGGTGTGTATACCGGCTTACTTAACGTCGCGAGTACCCCGGACCAACTGGCGACCGTATTAGGCCATGAAGTGGCCCACGTATTAGCCCAACACGGTAATGAACAGGTCTCTCGGGCGCAGATGACGGGCATGGGGATGCAAATCGCCGATGCCGCCCTTGGCGCGAGTGGCGTCTCAAACCGTGACTTATATATGTCGGCCTTAGGACTAGGTGCGCAGGTCGGGGTGATTTTACCCTTTGGCCGCGCTCAAGAGAGTGAGGCGGATGTGATGGGGCTGGAGTTGATGGCGAGGGCAGGGTTCGACCCAGCGCAGAGCGTGGTGCTCTGGCACAATATGTCGAAAGCGGGCGGTAGCCAAGGGCCAGAGCTGTTATCAACCCATCCATCCAACAGCAACCGCATCGCCCAACTCGAGCAATTACAGGGGCAAATGCAGCCTTTGTATCAGAGCGCAAAGGCAAGTGTTAAAAACCAATGCGTGTTGCCGAAATAG
- a CDS encoding FKBP-type peptidyl-prolyl cis-trans isomerase, whose amino-acid sequence MSDKFSTVEQQASYGVGRQMGEQLAANSFEGVDIAAVQAGLADAFAGVESAVSMQDMQVAFTEISRRIQAAQEQAAAEASAEGEAFLAENAKRAGVIVTDSGLQYEVLVQGSGAKPTYEDTVRTHYHGSFINGDVFDSSVVRGQPAEFPVSGVIAGWTEALQLMPVGTKLKLFVPHHLAYGERGAGASIPPYSTLVFEVELLDIV is encoded by the coding sequence ATGTCTGATAAATTCAGTACTGTTGAACAGCAAGCAAGCTATGGTGTAGGTCGTCAAATGGGCGAGCAACTGGCTGCTAATTCTTTTGAAGGTGTGGATATTGCTGCCGTTCAAGCAGGTTTAGCCGATGCATTTGCTGGCGTTGAAAGCGCTGTATCTATGCAAGATATGCAAGTTGCATTCACTGAGATCAGCCGTCGCATTCAAGCGGCTCAAGAGCAAGCTGCTGCAGAAGCTTCTGCCGAAGGCGAAGCCTTTTTAGCTGAAAACGCTAAGCGTGCAGGCGTGATCGTGACTGACTCAGGTCTGCAATACGAAGTATTAGTTCAAGGTAGCGGTGCAAAACCAACCTACGAAGACACAGTACGTACTCACTACCATGGTTCTTTCATCAATGGTGACGTGTTCGACAGCTCTGTAGTTCGTGGTCAACCAGCTGAATTCCCAGTATCTGGCGTTATCGCTGGCTGGACTGAAGCGCTGCAACTGATGCCAGTAGGTACTAAGTTAAAGTTATTCGTTCCACATCACTTAGCATACGGTGAGCGTGGTGCGGGTGCTTCTATTCCTCCATACTCAACGTTAGTATTCGAAGTCGAGTTATTAGACATCGTCTAA